The Streptomyces pratensis genomic interval CGGTGCGCAGGGCCTCCACGGCAGCCTGGATCGACGGTCTCCGGTCCGCGTCGGTGCGCCAGACCGCGTGGACGTGGCGCCGCATCGGCTGCCGCACCGGCACCAGGCGCACACCCTCCGGCACCGGCCCCCGCCCCAGCCTGGGTGCCACGCAGACTCCGAATCCGGCTGCGATCAGCGCGAGTTGGGTGTGGTGCTCGCCCGCGAGGTGTGCGATGCGGGGCTCGATGCCCTTGGACCGCAGCGTGAACATCAGCCAGTCGTAGCAGAATTCACCCTCCGGCCAGGAGACCCAGTCGTCGTCTGCGAAATCCTCGATGTCCACCTCTCCCCGGTCCGCCAGCGGATGCCCCGCGGGCATGGCGATGTCCGGCGCGTCGTCGAGGAGTTCGGCTTTGGCGAGGCCGCCGGGAACCGGCAGTCGCTTGTTGCTCCAGTCGAGCACCACGGCGAGGTCGGCATCCCCCCGGAGCACCGCACGGATACCGCTCTCGGGCTCCAGCTCCGTCGTGCGCAGCCTGAGTTCGGGGTGCTCCGCGCGGAGCGTGGTGAGGGCGGTGGGGAACAGCCCGCGCGCAGCCGTCGGGAAGGCCGCGAGCCGGACCTCGCCGACCACCTGCCCCCGCTGCGCCTCGATGTCGGACTGCGCGATCTCCACCTGCGAGAGAATCTTGGCGGCATGGTCCGCGAGCAGCCGGCCCGCGTCGGTGAGCCGGACGCCCCGGCCGTTCTTGGCCAGGAGCTGCTGCCCCACCTCGCGTTCCAGTTTGGCCATCTGCTGGGAGACCGCCGAGGTGGTGACGTGGAGCCCGTCGGCCGCGCCGCCCACCGAGCCGTGGCGGGCCAGGGCATCCAGCGTGCGCAGGCGCTCCAAATTCAACATGTAAGCAATGCTACGGCAAGAGCCCAATGAAGTCTCACTTGTCCTACGCTATCTCGTTCGTCATGGTTGACGCATGAGCGCTCCCGCCGCACCAGGAACACGGCCTCCTTCCGCCACACCGCTGCCCGCGCCCCCGCTGCTGCGACCGGCCCTGAACTGGCGCGTCCGTTTCGCGGCGCTGTCGCTCATCTGGGGGTTCAGCTTCCTCCTGATCAAGGTCGGCACCGACGGGTTCGCTCCGTTCCAGGTGACCTTCGGGCGGCTGCTGTCCGGGACAGCGGTCCTCGCCGTCGCCATGGCGGTGCGCCGCGAGCAGCTGCCCCGCTCCGGCCGGACCTGGGGTCACCTCTTCGTCGCGGCGTTCTTCCTCAACGCTCTGCCGTTCTCGCTCTTCGCGTACGCCGAGCTGACCATCCCGTCCACCCTCGCCGGCATCTGCAACGCGACCTCACCCCTGTGGGGCATGGCCCTCTCTCTCGTCGCACTCTCCGAGGACCGGCCGACGCGCCGTCGTGTCGCGGGGCTCGGCCTGGGGTTCATCGGCGTACTGACGGTACTTGGCGCCTGGCAGGGCTTCTCAGGGCTGGACATGACCGGTACGGCGATGGCGCTGCTCGCCTCGCTCAGCTATCCGATCGGCTGGATCCACGTCCGTCGCACCCTGGCGGGCACCGGCTCCTCCACCCTGGCGCTGACCGGCAGCCAGCTCTTCCTCGGCACCGTGCAACTGGCTTTGGTCGTACCGGTGTTCACCACAACTCCCGACCACTTCCCGTTGCTGCCCACACTGGCCGTTGTGGCTCTGGGAGCACTCGGGACCGGGCTCGCCGTCCTCCTCCAGTACGGGCTCGTCGAAGAAGTCGGCCCCACGACGGCGCAGATGGTCACCTATTTCATCCCGGTGATCGCCACGGCGGCCGGAGTGACCCTGCTCGGTGAGCAGTTGAGCTGGAACACCCCGGTGGGGGCACTCGTGGTCCTCGCGGGCGCCGCACTCACCCAGAATCGCGCCCGCGGCTCCGCGGCCGCGCCCCGTCGTGGCACGGGTGCGGCGGCGGCTCAGCCGTAACTGACCGGCCGGGCGGCCGGTGCCGCTGCCGCCACCGCGTCCGCGAGGGGCTCGATGTCGGCGGCTGTCAGCGACGAGACGGTCAGCCGGATTCCCGGCGGCGAGTCCATCCGGAACCGCGCTCCCGGCGCCACCGCCCAGCCCGAGTGCAGCATCCTGGTCACCGCCCCGGTCTCGTCGCTCACGGGCACCCACACGTTCATCCCGGTGCGCCCGTACGCAGTGATCCCCCGCTCCTCCAACGCCCTCACGAGAGCGTCCCTGCGCTCCCCGTAGGAGCGGTCGACAGCGGTGGTGTCGACGGCCCCCGTCTCCCACAGGTGCGCCACGGTCCGCTGCAGCAGCGCGCTGACCCAGCCGGGTCCCAGACGCTGCCGTCCCGTGACCCGGTCCACGGTCAGCCCGTCCCCGGTGAGCACGGCGACCCGCAGGTCGGGCCCGTACGCCTTGGAGACGGACCGCACGAAGGCCCAGCGCTCCGTGACCCCCGCGAGGGGGTACACCGGCAGGTCGACGATGGCGTGGCCGTGGTCGTCCTCGACCAGGAGGACCCCTGGATACTCCGCGAGAACGGAGCGCAGCTCGCCGGCCCTTCCGGCCCCCACCGTCGCGCCGGTCGGATTCTGCGCCCGGTCCGTCACCACCAGGGCCCTGACCCCCGCCTTCAGGGCCCGCTCCACCTCTCCGGGCAGCAGGCCCTCCCCGTCCAGCGCCACCGGAACGACGCGCATCCCGAGCGCCGGGACGAGATCCAGCAGTGCGCCCCACCCCGGATCCTCGACCGCAACCGCGTCACCGGGCTTGAGGTGCGCCGTCAGCACACGCTCGATCGCGTCCAGGGAGCCGGACGCGACCGCCACGGGACCGGCGGGCACGCCGTCGGCGTCCAGACCGGCCCGCGCGAGCTCCGCGAGCCGGGGGACGACCGCCGCGTCCCCGTACAGCCCCGGCCCCCGGCCGTACGCAACCGCGGCCGCTGCCAGCGCCTCGCCGAGGTCCGGCAGAAGAGCGGGATCGGGATTGCCGTCACCCAGGTCACGCACGCCCGGAGGGGCCTCCACCCGGAGCGAGCCGCGCGCCGTGCTCGCGGGCCGGGCCCGCACCCGGCTCCCACGTCGACCCGCGGTCTCGATCACTCCCCGCTCACGCAGGGTCCGGTAGGCGGCGGCAACCGTATTGGGATTGACGCCGAGCCCGGCCGCCAACTCCCGCATGGGCGGCAGCACATGACCCGGCTCGAGATCCCCCGAAGCCACCCCGCGCTCGACGCTCGCGGCGATGTCGGATGCACGCCGCCCACTGATCCGATACTCTCCTAGCACAAACAATATTATGCACTAGTGCAATGGAGTACGCAATGCCGGACACCGCCACGCCCGACAGCACCGGCCTCCCCGAGGCAGCCTCCTACGAGCCGACGGAGCGCACGGTCCCGAGCCGCTCCAGGCAGCGCGCCTCGTACGACCGCGAAACGGTCCACTCGATACTCGACGAGGCGTACCTCTGCCACCTGGGCTTCGTCCGCGACGGTGCGCCCGTCGTCCTTCCCACCCTCTTCGGGCGCATCGGTGAGCGGCTGTACGTGCACGGCTCGACCGGATCGCGCCCGCTGCGCGCGACGGGTGCGGCGGATCCGGGCCTCGCCGTCTGCCTCACCGTGACGCATGTGGACGGTCTCGTGCTCGCCCGTTCCGCCTTCCACCACTCGATGAACTACCGCTCCGTCGTGGTCCACGGCATCGCGAGGACGGTGACCGACCCCGAGGAGCGGCGCTCGGCGCTCGACGCCATCGTCGACCAGGTCGTACCCGGCAGGTCGAAGGACTCGCGTCCGGCCGACGCGAAGGAGCTCGCCGCGACCGCGGTGATCCGCCTCGACCTCGACGAGGTCTCCGCCAAGATCCGAACGGGCGGCCCGAACGACGAACCGGAAGACCTGGCCCTTCCGCACTGGGCGGGCGTGGTCCCGGTGTCCAGGTGGTACGCGGAACCGGTCCCGTCCGTCGACCTGTCCCCCGCCGTCCAGTTGCCGGAGTACCTCAGCGCGCTCTGACCCGCCGCTCGCACTCGTCGGCGGCGCAGTGGGGCGGCTTCGGACCACACCTGCGGTCCGGTGGCGGGCGGCTGCCGCGCCGCGCGCTTCGGCGAAGTCCGGTCCCGCCACCGCAATGAGCGGGCGCGGGATGTCCACGACGGGACGAGGCCGGCGACGCGACGCCGGAACGACAGGAGGGGGCGGGCGCCGGAACGACAGGGGGCGGCGGGCGCCGGAACGACAGGGCGAGCGGCCCGGGATCACCGATCCGCAAAGGCAAAAAGGCGGGCGCGCGGGCCATACCTCAGGTGATACGAGTGACGACGGGACAGCGGCGGCAGACCCAGGACGGGCAGGAACACGCCCCCCGCCGGACGACACGTGCCCTGCCGGAAGAGGCGGGGATCAGCTCGGCTCCGCTCGCAGGCATCGGCACAGCGCCCGGGGCGGACCCGGGCCGGCCCTCGTCCTGAGCGGCCGCCTCGCGACGGGTGGCAGGAGGCGGATATACGGGCCGCGGCAGGACCGCGCCCTACGAAGTGGACGACGGCCGGGACAACTCACCTTCGACAGCGGCCGGCTGACGCGCTCCCGTCGCCTCCGGGGCCGGCGCGCCCGGCCCCGATGCCACCGGCCCTGACGGCGGCTTGGGCGCGGACGACTGCGCGATGAAGGCACCGATCAGCACCACCCCGCCGCCCACGAGCTGCGGCGCGGAAAGGTGCTCACCGAGCAGGACCCACGCCAGTACGGTCGCGATGACCGCCTCCAGGCAGGCGACGACACCCGCTACCTGGGGCGAGAGCAGTCGTACCGACACCACACCGGTGCCGTAGGCCAGCACGGTCGCGAGCAGCACGATCCAGCAGAGCAGCAGCCAGGCG includes:
- a CDS encoding DMT family transporter, translating into MSAPAAPGTRPPSATPLPAPPLLRPALNWRVRFAALSLIWGFSFLLIKVGTDGFAPFQVTFGRLLSGTAVLAVAMAVRREQLPRSGRTWGHLFVAAFFLNALPFSLFAYAELTIPSTLAGICNATSPLWGMALSLVALSEDRPTRRRVAGLGLGFIGVLTVLGAWQGFSGLDMTGTAMALLASLSYPIGWIHVRRTLAGTGSSTLALTGSQLFLGTVQLALVVPVFTTTPDHFPLLPTLAVVALGALGTGLAVLLQYGLVEEVGPTTAQMVTYFIPVIATAAGVTLLGEQLSWNTPVGALVVLAGAALTQNRARGSAAAPRRGTGAAAAQP
- a CDS encoding LysR family transcriptional regulator; protein product: MLNLERLRTLDALARHGSVGGAADGLHVTTSAVSQQMAKLEREVGQQLLAKNGRGVRLTDAGRLLADHAAKILSQVEIAQSDIEAQRGQVVGEVRLAAFPTAARGLFPTALTTLRAEHPELRLRTTELEPESGIRAVLRGDADLAVVLDWSNKRLPVPGGLAKAELLDDAPDIAMPAGHPLADRGEVDIEDFADDDWVSWPEGEFCYDWLMFTLRSKGIEPRIAHLAGEHHTQLALIAAGFGVCVAPRLGRGPVPEGVRLVPVRQPMRRHVHAVWRTDADRRPSIQAAVEALRTAGRALHAPVY
- a CDS encoding pyridoxamine 5'-phosphate oxidase family protein; protein product: MPDTATPDSTGLPEAASYEPTERTVPSRSRQRASYDRETVHSILDEAYLCHLGFVRDGAPVVLPTLFGRIGERLYVHGSTGSRPLRATGAADPGLAVCLTVTHVDGLVLARSAFHHSMNYRSVVVHGIARTVTDPEERRSALDAIVDQVVPGRSKDSRPADAKELAATAVIRLDLDEVSAKIRTGGPNDEPEDLALPHWAGVVPVSRWYAEPVPSVDLSPAVQLPEYLSAL
- a CDS encoding aminotransferase class I/II-fold pyridoxal phosphate-dependent enzyme; amino-acid sequence: MLGEYRISGRRASDIAASVERGVASGDLEPGHVLPPMRELAAGLGVNPNTVAAAYRTLRERGVIETAGRRGSRVRARPASTARGSLRVEAPPGVRDLGDGNPDPALLPDLGEALAAAAVAYGRGPGLYGDAAVVPRLAELARAGLDADGVPAGPVAVASGSLDAIERVLTAHLKPGDAVAVEDPGWGALLDLVPALGMRVVPVALDGEGLLPGEVERALKAGVRALVVTDRAQNPTGATVGAGRAGELRSVLAEYPGVLLVEDDHGHAIVDLPVYPLAGVTERWAFVRSVSKAYGPDLRVAVLTGDGLTVDRVTGRQRLGPGWVSALLQRTVAHLWETGAVDTTAVDRSYGERRDALVRALEERGITAYGRTGMNVWVPVSDETGAVTRMLHSGWAVAPGARFRMDSPPGIRLTVSSLTAADIEPLADAVAAAAPAARPVSYG